The DNA segment TCCGCTGGGCCAAGTCACAGTTGCCTTAGTTGAATGTGCCAAATCGATGTGTCCATTTGGATGCCAGTGTGATGCATAAGGTGATGTTAGATTAATTTGCTTGCATTTCTAGTTGTTGcagtaattaataattatttaacagCATGTCATTATTATAGCATAGtggtaaaaaaaatgagaacCGCAAAACTGGTAATACAGATCATGCTCAGGGGAAATTAACAAGAAGGTTGTCAGATCACTGTTGTTGAATAAGTAGAATAATGATGAACAAAAATGGCCCCTTTTCTTTGAGGCTAGTTTCaggtcttttgtgtgtttttccatcTGTTAACGTTACCTTTAACAAAGGTGTGTATAAAACTGCTAACAAAAAATGCTGCTAGGCTCCATATTTTATCAGTTCAAACTCGATGAAACAGAAGTGTATCTCACCCATATCCTTTTTTTGGGTGACAGAATTTTTTTGCCAGtcaaaaacatgaacaaaccCAAAATCTCTCTTGTGAACATCACAAGCTTATACAAAACCTAATTCAGCAATCTGGTTTGGAGGATTTTTTGTAAATACCACCTGTGTGCTCTTGCAGTTGTATACCAGCTCACAATGTTTTGTAGTGCAACTTGCAAAATTGAGTCCAAATGATAGAAATTAGATAATTTTTAAACCGTAAATAGCGTATTAGAACAGGAGAACAGCAGAATGATTCATAGGTAAATGACATATTAATCTTTCTTggcaaataaaaattaaataaaatcactgaaTTACTGAACAACAAAGTTCAGGTTGTTTGTTTCAATTTTCAACCTCATGAAAATTAACCCTGCAAATGTAAATCTTTAGGCACAAGGCCCATCTTTCTAAAGCTAGTAGGAACTAAGATGTGAAACTAGAAAGCAGCAGCCACACTGGTTATATGCCTTCAATTATAATTCTTTACCATCGAATCCTGCCAGGTGCTCCGAGTCCTATTGCACACGTAGACACCGAATATCGTAAGAGGGAAAACTTTcgaattttttaataaactgtcCCTTTGGAAAAGAACAAATAATGAATCCTGATTGGTTTAAGGACCTGGAATCAAATGCACTTGGATAGTTAATAGAACACTgagaataaaatctaaatacaCTCTTAAATGCATCACCTCCTTAATTATGCAGAGACCTCTTCAAATATATAGTCAATCCATTATATTGATTTATGTCTTTCAATTTACAACCcatttaaatgtaactaaaCCCACCATAACATCTCATGGATTAATTTATATTATGCAGCACTGTTTATACGACTACAATTAGAACAATATAGAGCTCCAATCTGCTAATAGTCCGATTAATAATATAGCATCAGTAATACATGTCCTTTGCTGCCAGTGAGTCTTCTAATGCGATGTGGATACACATcaattactattattttaaacagttaGGTGAATCTTCAGCAAAGTGATAATTTTTCTAAATGCATGAAGGAAGGACTACTACAAAAGTCATTGTAAAGAAAAGTGCATGCTAGCCAATGATCTTTAATCCTGACTCAAGACTATAAAGAAAGTCACAGATATTCAACAATACTCAAGATTATAATACAGTagtaaaatataatacatgATACAAGAGAAGTAAGAGGTAAAGATAATGTCAGTTAATTGACAGGAAATTAGAGGGATAGGCTCATGATTtagaagagaataaaaataaccaGTAGGCAGTCTCAGAAGAACAGGTCCAGTCCAAATAGTAGTATGATAAGAAAAGAAACCGGGGAAGAGAATTCCCATTGGTCCAGTCATGAAaccttcatatttttttttttttattgtctcacattttaaatgtttttcaggCACAGAGTCAAACTAGTCTCATAACTATAATGTTATTAGggaatttccattttttttctttaaacataaCCTCTTTATAAGTGTAACTTGATTATTCTGTGTCATAAAAAATCTTCAGTCTCCTGGGTGGGCTTCTAATCTGTACTTGCCACTCTCAAACATGATATTCTTGAAATATTAAGATAAAATGGCAAAGAAATGTATGGCCTATCATCGATGGATATGGGGTTTCTGGCAATTTGAGAAAAACTGAAAAGGTCAAGATTTTGAACTGGCCGCTAGGTTGTAACtgagcacaataaaaaaatatttttcttctttctccaaCACACCATCTGCAAAAAACAAATTTGATTAATTAGCATTTCTGTAAGAGCCACCAAAATAgtaacactcacacaaaatACAAGATCTCCATATGAACAGAAAAGAGAACTTAAATTTCCAGAACCTCACCTAGTTGCCATTTAGTTGAGATGGCGGAGGGCTTCCCCCACTGTTATTGGCAGCCCTCTCTCTACTGCGACTCTCcctctcctcatcctcttcatccCGCTCCTCATTTCCACTGTGGTTCTTACAGTACAgtctatttttgtaaatatgcaAGTCATTTAATCACCAAGGTCAGTGGATGCATTAATTATTTGATTGTAACTATTGACTTAATCCGGGCTCACACTGCGATTTTTCATAATCCTTTGCGATTGTTGCTTGTCAGACTGTACGAACATGATCCCCATGTCACCCCATGATCAGGATCTCGGTTGTCATCATGTCAGACTGTACGACAGTCATGACACGTCAAAATCGGACGCACACAACGACTTGTCCAAGGTTTTACGTCATCAATCCGTGACACGTTCAGACCCACGTTCTCTCGCTAAAATGGCAGGTAGCAGCAAATGAAAACAATGTGTAGCGTTAATTCTGTTTATGACAAACCTTggttaataaaaacagtttttctGACTCATATCTTTCCTGAGGTGGTTTGAAGTTGTCTTCTGACAATGCCACACTTCatcggaggaaaaaaaagatcgCAATGGCCATTAATCTGCTGTCAGTGACTGTCAAACCAGCGTTCAAAGAGTACAGATTTTACCCTAGGATTCTAAAAATCTTTTAGAATTTTCTAAATTTGTCTCAGATGACCAAATAGTGGCCAGAATCGCAGTGTGAGCCCAGCTTTATTGAACTGTTATTTGAAGAGTAAAGACAAGATAAGCAGAGTTTGTACAAACAAGTCACAGCATATTAAACCGTGGTGGACCCcatattaaatgaataattaggTCAATACATATTTGGATATTGAAagactatgttttttttaattgacatgTAACTTTAGTTGAAAGTAAATAATGAAATTGAGTTTAAAGTGTagactttcagctttaatttgagggtCTCCTTCTTTTATTAGATCCAAAGGTAAATGAACAATTGGCTACTCAGCTATTGCATGGAAATGTGTGTTCTTCTCATTACTTCACTTAAAGTAAGCAGGTTTCATGTATGACATTTGCATTTGGAATCTATTGGATTAACTCTTAATATAAAGTCCACACCCAATGTTTCAATGTCTGGTACATTCttaaaaagaaagcaagcaTTGAGGagttcaaaaacaaacaaacaaacaaacaaacaaaaaaagcccCAAAAATGTAGAACCTCAGAAAACAACAGTTTTTTTCCCTGGTGAAGAAAATCTCCTTCACAATAATTTGCAAAGATCTCCATCCAGAAGGTAGGTGTATCTGTGTCAAAGTTAATAATCAAGAGAAGCCTTTAGCAATGTATATAGCGGTTTAACCACAAGATGTAATCTATTGGGTAGCTACAAAAACAGGAAGAGCCTACTAGTTTgctaaaattattcatttaacgTCAGTATActcttgggaaaaaaaaaaaacaacttctaTGTGAAACAACCATCCCTGAACAAACTGTAAGAGAATGATAAGAAAAGGGTAACAACAACCATTTATGCTTTAAAGCATACCACCAAATCTTATGGTGTGGGAATGTATggctaaataaaaatgaactggCTCCATTATATTCATTAAGGATGTGACTGGATGATTCAGAGCAGCTATTATAACCATAAAGACTTCAGAATCAATCCCGTTGCGTTTGTCAAATGCTTCAAACCTTATTAGAACATCCTTCACGGTTAGGAAGCTGTACAATGATGCGCATACTTCCAAAACAAGTCAGAGTTTTAAAGAAGCAACATGTTCTaaaatggccaagtcaatcatCTGACCTGAATCCAATTCAGCATTGATTTCACCTGCTGAAGGCAAATCACCCCAAGAACAACCAAGGAACTGAAGACAGCTACAGTAACAGCCTGCTAGAGTATATCACTAGACAAGAAACTCAGCATCTGGTAAAGTCTATGGGTTCCAACTTCAGAAAGGCTTTGAACAGTTTGTCCAATTACTTCTGGTCCTTTAAAAAGGAGAGACCACTCAATTTGGATGCAATACCCTCAAACTAAAGCTTTCTTCACCTCCTATTTACTGTGCAAGAGTGTTACTGTGCAACTAAGATACATCAGGTCAGATCATTGTCTTTAATGTGAAAATACTTCACataaaaaatgggaaaaaacagcaaaaacagcaacaactaaAAATAAcctttgtatttaaatgtatttgttgaaGCACTTTTGGATTTTATTACTCTACTTTTAGGACAAAAATATTCTAGATCCATCAGAATGTAAAGGCATCTCctatacacacaaccacacagatTTTTAGTTCAAGATTCAGGCTAGGTCGTTTAGGTCGTTCactgatttatttgtaaagccaATGCTTTGTTGGTTACAAAACcagctgatctttatttatatttcatcagACTACTTTCATTGATGACAGCTGTATGATCATTACTGTTGTACTTGAGGCtgaatgtgattggttcatTTTGAACACATCAATCATAAatgctgattgttttttttgtctttgtttatacAGAATAATTCACATTAAGGGTAGAAAAAGACCCTGCCATTTCAACAGGGGGATGTAAGCTTTTATATCTATAGTAtagtggggcaagtcgtggcctaacggttagagagtctgactcgtaatcctaaggttgtgggttcgagtctcgggccagccacgactgaggtgcccttgagcaaggcaccgaaccccccgactgctccctgggcgccgcagcataaatggctgcccactgctccgggtgtgtgttcacggtgtgtgtgtgcactttggatgggtcaaatgcagagaacgaaatctgagtatgggtcaccatacttagccgtatgtcacgtcactttcactaaaCACTATTATGGTATTCAGTGCTGAAACCACCCGTCTAATCCAGCCGAGCTTTACTCTACTTCTCCACAGTTCAAAgagtaagaataaaaatatttacttgtAAATGCCTCTGGCCATGTTCTCTATGTATTTGGCCTTGTCTTGCAAGCCGCAGTGGTAGTGGTAGGTTTTCACACATGCTTTTATCTCGCATCCAATGGTAGCGCCAAGTTGACCACACAAGGTGCATTTCTAAACAAATTCAACACATTTGCAAGGTCAAAAGTTAAACACTCATAATGTGACATTACTTAGACAATCTGTTCTCTGCCTGTATGAATGAGAAtatttataaatagaaataaccttcgaataatattaaaatgccTGTTATATGAAATAACAAACCTCATTTGTTTCGTTTAAAGATAAGCATTATATAATTGAAGCTCGCATAAAAACATGATAACCTGAAAAAATTTGAATGGAAACTGTAGCCTCGGAAGGTTCTGATGCGTGGTTTGACATGTTCTTTGCTGCTGCTTATTAGCATTCCTGCACTGTAACTATAGCCTACAACAGTGTAATAATCAATCATTTTCATCATGGAAAAGGTGACCAGTCAACTACTTTTAGAATTATTGCTCTACTAGTAAAAATGGATGGCTGTGCAACCCCTAGTGCTAGCATATGTGAcagacaggagaaaaaaaaagaaaagaaaaaaaaaggatggaaTAACAGTCTACTATATTAGCAAGCTAGACTTAATGGGACGGCAGATCTGCAGTGAGATTACAGAAgtgcaaataaaattttttatttcacccaATACTCAGTGACAGTAACACTAATAGACTGCTATACATTCTTAACAGCTCAGAAAATGAAAAGAGCTCACCATTCTTTTCCCTCTCCTTATTTCCTGAATGACTGTTTTAATGTCAAAGTTACCAAATTCTGCACGTGATGTTGTAGTGAGTTGTACAGTCCCTGAAGAGAAAAgctgccaaaaaaataaaaaaaagtcactcagactaaattatttatttaaattaattattaacaatCTTTATTACTATTCATTTGGTGTTCTTTTAATCAGCAGCAATGGTCATTTTTAGGGCAAGATCAAGGTAGGTAAAACATGACAATCGGTAAGTGAAAGTATCTTGCAACCTTTTAAATCAAATCTTGCAACTTTTCAATAGTGTATTTTCTGAATTTCAAtcatttataaatgtgtgtttgttttttttagatatttgtctttttttatatttataattttttttaaataaatcatcaaatattacaataatgaattattactttccaatagtatataatatgatttatatcaTGATATGTTTTATTGAAAAGTGATATAAAAGTACGATCAAAATGATGATGCTGACATGGAACTCACCATGCACTTATAGTGGGCAGCAACCTTTTTTGCGTTATCACAATGGAGAACACCGCGTGTCTGATTCTCCTCATCACCAGCATGGCAGAAACCACAGCGAAGGCCTGACTCACTAGGGCTGCCCCTCAAAGGGGAGCGGTCCCTCTACaaccacaaacactacactttAGCATGGTTTTTGCAAAATGATTGGTTGACACAATCAGGAGATTTTCTTATGAGTAAAGACAAGACAGTCATCAAAAAATACGTGTTACATATTACTTTAGCTGTTAGAACTTCAAATAAGAGTGAATGAGTGGGGAAGAAAATATAGGGCCCTACATTTGAAGAGCTTTCTGTTTCATCTACGCCTTGTGAAGAAGTTGAACGTGCGTCTTCTGACTGGCCACGAGGTACACCTCTGATCCGGCTCTTTTCAAATCTGCCACGGCCTCTGCTCCGGGGTGGAGATGAATCAGAATCATTTGCTGCAACTCCTGGATCCTCTGTCAAAGTGTACACATGTCGAATATTTTTAGcacataaaaaaattatgaattatGAGAATTTAATGCTTTCATGCCAAATCATTTCTAAATATGCATTAGAACGGGAGGTTAGGTTTGTAATATAGAAAGCTTCTTAAATGTAAtagttatattataataatcaaaTTATAATAGTAAGCGTTTATTACCATCACTGGCATCTTGAGACGCATCACGATGTTTACGACAGTAAACACTGAAAAACCCAAATAAAAGACTATCAGCTTATGTTTTTTGGAAGttaaatttatgttaaaaaaaaaaaatcccgtTACAGGTAGATGCCTTGTGAGGGGTTCTCCTTGGTCTGAGCTTTGTCCCACAGGGCACAGTAGTAGTGATATGTCCTCCGGCATGTCTTAACATCGCAACCTATGGTAGCCCCTGGCCGGTGGCAGGATGAACACATCTGGTTACACAGCAAGAACATCaaaaagaacatttacattcttttgtttgcaaacttttttttttttgcctttttgtcCAAACAAGGTTAGAAGTGTGGCAGAATTAAATGCAATCATAGCACTAATAAATGAACTAGTAAATAAAGCAATGAACTAGTTTGTATCCAGTGCTGTTCGAGAATTATCACATTAGGTAAAAAGGCCAAAGGACCTCAGACTCTATGTCATACATGCATAATAAGCACACAGAATTTAACTTATTTAGCTCTATTGTGCCATAGCTGGTTTCTATTTAAACAAGGACATTGATAATGGAAAGCATCCACATATCAATTTAGGTTTATCCTACTTTAAAAGGCTGGATTGAATTACTCAAATGGTAAAGAATATAGCTGGTTATTTACACTGTATGCTCTTTACCAGTGGTGTGATTGCACTGAATTTACCATACTGAAAAGAACAAATgttgttccattatattaaaaaGGTCTTTCCCAGTGCATCAGTCAATAAATGTgcaagaacaaaaagaaaattcacaaaTCCTTTCAATTTGGCAAAACCTTTTACACATAACAAAACCttacagaaaaaatgtaaattaaagtcTGTTAAAGTACTTTATTAAACATCACTATACATTCTATTACACTAGACTTAAATCAGCTCTCACATTACATCCTGAATGAAAAGATAACCCAGTAAATAAAgatctttaataaaaatttCTCTCACAATTAGAAATAAATCTAGTCGAAAGGAAATAATTCATTGCAACAACCACAGTCTTGAACTGTCGTTTTTATTTGCACACAACTCCTAAAAAACGACAAAAATGTAAAGACATTTGTATCAAAACTCTGCTTGCCCAGTGGCATAATTtcaatatatttctatatctgGATGGTTCTGCTTTTGATCACTTTCTTCTGCACTGCACACATCTTTCCCTAGGTTGATTATGTATGTTATATTtgttaaacaaattaataaatgtcgTCTAATAGTGGCAACATGAAATCCTGAACCCCACTAGGTCTGATGTAGGTTTATTAAGACGGTTGTCACTTACCAATTTGTTTCCtcttttgatttctttttttacatcttCAACAGAAAATCCCCCAATGTTTTCACTGTCTGAGTGAGATGTTACTAGAGCAGATGAAAAAAGCTGCAAAATAAgagcagaattttttttcatatgaaaaATCACTAAAAAATGTAAGCAACTTAGAAAGGTGACActgtgttaaaaaaacacaaaaaacccccacaaaaaacaaaaaaaaaaaggttaaatcaTTTCAACCATGCATTGAAACCCACTGAAGTATTTTCACAAACTATTTTGAGAACTAGCTGCAAACTGAATGTATGAACTGTAACGTaattcaaatgtaaatttcGTGTCAATATTTTACTCCCCCTGCATCACGTATGGAGACTGACAAAATTCAAATGGAAACGCAGATCCCTTTGCATTTGTATTGAATTTGAATTCACTCGCAGTCCAAGGAGGAAAACGTGCTAAACAGACGATTATGCCGATGCTCATCAAGAAAATCAGAAACACATTGAGCGTTCAGTACATTTTCCTTCTTGGTCGTCAGCTGTGACTGACGTCACCTCCAAATACAAATGGCAATTTCTTAAAAATAAGTCTGGATCAAACCACTGTCAGATATTTGTTAATTCAATTTCAGTAACCAAATTGACATGAACAAGCTTTTGCAAGAGGTCTTTTTTGCAGATTGTCCACTCACCATACATTTGTGGTGAGCTGCCACCTTCTGGTTGTCTGATACAAGGAGCTGACCACACTCTTTCTCTCGGGTTGTTCTACAGAAGGCACATTTTCGCAGGCGCAATGAAGCTCCTTTCCTTTGCCCTGACATAGCTAGTGACTTCCACTCTTCGGTTGAGTCCTCAAAATTAGCAAAGATGCTGTCAGTAAACAGATGTGTACAGAAAAAGGAATAGGATAGTTATTATACCATATTATTTACAAAAGTGATTCAATTCAAATCATCTTTTGATTGTAAGATTCAGGGTGCAcaaatagttttttattttgtatttaacttCATTTATGCTAATTAATTTACTCCCTAAGTAAAACTGTGAGATATCATGTTGATTGAAAGACAtaatgctgtaaacaaatatGCCAGAGGATATAACTAGTAATCAAAACCgctaaaatacattttcactgTAAACGAATGTGTCAAACATACCATGGATTAAGTCCTGAAACAAAGTGTAGATCATAGGAAAAAAATGGGATAAAAATAAGTTTACCGCAgatttaagaaattaaaaatatgaCATCAACTCCTTACATACATCTTAGAAAACACATCTTTAACTTGTTTGTTTAAAGTGAGTGTTTAATAAAGTAATTGTATTAATAATGTCAAAGAAAACCAACTGGCATATGGTAggctagtggttaaagtgttgggctatCAATCAATCggatggttgtgagttcgaatcccagatgcaccaagctgccactgttgggcccctgatcaggtgtgtgatatatatatatatatatatatatatatatatgtaaaaggTGTCTGCTGTTAATGTTAAGTCAGTTATTCAGTATTTGTGTCATAACCTATTTACAAACAAAGGTATAAACCTTCCTAAAACCTTAGTTTTGTGCATTTACAGGCGAGCAAATATGCTAACAGTGTGATAGTCATGGTTATGAGATTACTCAAACTTTAATATGGATAAATACATCAGTCCTGACGACAGACATGTATAAAAGGCCTGTGTGACTAAACACGACATCCATCTGTGGGCCCCGTGTGgggaaataaatagatagaaatatgaatatttaaCTCATATCAAACGTGTTTGGTCACAAAAAGTCAACATTCAGGTTAAATAGTGAAAAGCTGAAATTATGAAAATcgcctcagaaaaaaaaaaacgcgcGAAAGTGAAACCGAAGCTAAAGACGCTGAACTCGAACAACCATAACGTCCAGATAGATCCTTAGAACACCTTTAAATTAAACCGGATTAACATCGCgtttaatatttttacaagAACTATGGAGTGAATAGTGAACAGTGGCGCAGCTTGTTAGCTCACTTAGAAACTCAAAGCCAGGACAAAGCTGAGCTACAAAACTAGTGTCGCAGGGACGAGACACAAGCCTGAGGAGCTCACACACTTTTCTTACACTAATGTAAAAACTCTAGGTTCTGGTTCAtctaaaaaacaacagcaacaacaaaaacacaactatttttttgttcaaatcGTTTTTTCCGCTTGGCTTCAGCGTTAGCAGGCCTCCTGCCACGATAAAGCTCAGAAACACAGAGCAGCAAGAGACGTAAAAACACCACACAACGTGCACAAGTACCGTGTAGTAAATAAACAACCCAGAACAAGATCTCAGAGTCTGAATGAAAAGTGGAGCAGAAACACATCAGACCCGTTTTACTTCGTGTCCTTTAAAaggtgtgaaaaataaaaaaaaatccccaccTAGGCCTTAAACCCTAAAAACTGACATGACGGTTCAGAAACAAGACAATTTAAAGTCATTGtattttacacagtgttttgACACCGATGCTGATGTTTTACTGAACGTGCGGTAAAAACATAACTACAGATTCGACACAAACACGTACATCGCGTTAAGGCCCGAGTTTCATGAGTCGAATCGGGATTCGATTCGTTCCTGTCAACTTCGTTTTGTAAATAATATGAATCAGAAGGAGAATATCTTCACGTGTATTAGTGTTTGGTCGTATTTTAGCCTCGTCCCGTGTCCCACTCCGCCATAAGGCGTTACATCAAACCAAACACAGAGACTAGAAACATTACAGTTCCTCActccatcaaacacacacctcgTCTCTGATAAACATCATATAATAAGTCCTTACCACCGGCCTTCTATAATCACGTTACGCTATTAGAGCCGAGAAACAGAAGGTTGGAGGCTTGAACCTCTTCCGTCTACTGAGCACTGAACGGCTGCAGTTCGTTTCTAGCCATTGCGGAGCTTTCAAGTTACGTTGCATTGGCTACTGCAAAAAAAGCACGTTTGTTCACCACGGATGTGACGCCACGCCCCCTTCAGCTGGCCCCGTCTCATTACACCCTCATGCTCCCTATTTATGTTCCCTTTACCACCCCGAGTCTAGATAGCAAACAAAATACTCTAGGAAACACTTTACTGAATGAATAGGACGTTTGATTGGATTGTGTTTAATGCAAATATCCAAGCAAATAAAGGTTaacagtgtggaaaaaaaacaaacgtacaaaaaaaaaaaaaaaagtttgttttcatTATCAAACGTTTTATTGCATTTCTCACAGCCCTTCACAGGCTGTGTGccaatattattttaataaccaTTTCTCCTTTAGGGAAATTGCCTTTCCATGTCGTTATCATTTTAAAAGTTGATGTGAAGCTTGTTAATCCTAAATGTCCAAAAGGAACATTCAAATGTGATGATAAGAAGCAGAACTTACTCACTAAGCACTAAGTTTGATGCAATTTCcctttaaaacaaagcaaaccgGTGGGTAGAGACATGTACAGATATATAAAGTTGAATTCCAGAAAatcaatttgatttgatttcttaAAATGATGTTTTACAGTCAGCTCTAGGGGCACCCTTTAAGTGTATGtgcaaaaattaattaattaataaattgcCTAAAGTTTTGAGGAGtctatgttatatatatattccaaacATCCAAGATTTCAAACTATTTATTGGTAGCAAACTAAAGAATGCTCTCCAGGTAACAGTAGCTCAACTCAGCGTGCTACTTCACAATGCTTTGGGGGAACAAAAATTGCATGGTACATGGTATGaaaaacttgtgtgtgttttactgtttaTGGTTTGTGAGTTCCCAAATCATAAAATTGATTGCTATCTACCTCTCTAACAATTGGGTTTAGGGCAATGGAAAAGTGTTGCTTGCTTGGTAACTAAACCGTATCTGTTTATACAAAATATCTATTGGATGGAACATAATTTTCCCAGGCTTATATGCTGTACATTATATCTACTGCACTATTGTGCCATTGATGAGAATGCACTGagtatttcaattcaattcaattcaatttatttgtatagtgcttttaacaatttcccattgtctcaaagcagctttacagaagtatggaaacagaagagaaagaaaaataaataaatataataataataataataataataataataataataataagaagaagaagaagaagaagaagaagaagaagaagataaaataagaaaaaagaagtaagtaaatatatacaattaaagtttaaaattaattttaaaaatattaacttaaaatttatgatacaatatatctatccctacccataatgagcaagccggaggcaatggtggcaaggaaaaatcactgagatgatatgaggataaaaccttgagaagaaccaggcATAGAAGAGAACACATCATCATTTGgatgacactctacagtaaatagtgtaaatgtaaataatgtcctttctacaacagtttctaatcgtgcaaccgagagctcctgagaaacTCCTGAAGTCTTTGTAAAAAGTTCAGtgcagacctgattgctgataaagaccagaccatacagctgactgacacaacattggtttaaaagaaggcatgacagtctccgggtggcTTAATTCACAACAATCCCAGAATGCACTCCAAGTTCACCATGAGACCGAGTACTGTAAAGTGGCGATAATGAGTCATGGGTCGCCTGCTTTTTGGTGGGAGCATATTTGAGCCAGTTGTATAAAGAAGCGGTATGATTAGTAGCGTTGACTATAGAAAGGTAACAGGGCTGTCTGCATGCATCTTGAGAAAACATGTTG comes from the Tachysurus fulvidraco isolate hzauxx_2018 chromosome 17, HZAU_PFXX_2.0, whole genome shotgun sequence genome and includes:
- the phf6 gene encoding PHD finger protein 6 produces the protein MSGQRKGASLRLRKCAFCRTTREKECGQLLVSDNQKVAAHHKCMLFSSALVTSHSDSENIGGFSVEDVKKEIKRGNKLMCSSCHRPGATIGCDVKTCRRTYHYYCALWDKAQTKENPSQGIYLVYCRKHRDASQDASDEDPGVAANDSDSSPPRSRGRGRFEKSRIRGVPRGQSEDARSTSSQGVDETESSSNRDRSPLRGSPSESGLRCGFCHAGDEENQTRGVLHCDNAKKVAAHYKCMLFSSGTVQLTTTSRAEFGNFDIKTVIQEIRRGKRMKCTLCGQLGATIGCEIKACVKTYHYHCGLQDKAKYIENMARGIYKLYCKNHSGNEERDEEDEERESRSRERAANNSGGSPPPSQLNGN